From a single Herpetosiphonaceae bacterium genomic region:
- the fabG gene encoding 3-oxoacyl-[acyl-carrier-protein] reductase: MGRLDGKVALVTGASRGIGRAIALELAREGANVGINYQSSEAAAQEVAQQIGQMGGTALLLRADVGNKDEARGMVKRVIDAWGRLDILVNNAGITRDRSLRKLTDDDWMQVINTNLNSVYFCTTAAMPVMIDQKFGRIVNISSYVGQAGNFGQANYAASKGGIIAFTKSCAIELARYNITVNSIAPGFTMTDMLAKVAEEVQDQIKAKIPMGRFGKPEEIAKAVAFLAADADYITGQQINVNGGVYM, from the coding sequence ATGGGACGCTTAGACGGCAAAGTCGCGCTTGTCACCGGCGCATCGCGCGGTATCGGACGGGCGATTGCCTTAGAGCTGGCGCGCGAGGGCGCAAACGTAGGCATCAACTACCAGAGCAGCGAGGCCGCAGCGCAGGAAGTAGCGCAGCAGATCGGGCAGATGGGCGGCACGGCACTCCTCTTGCGGGCTGATGTCGGCAACAAAGACGAGGCGCGCGGCATGGTCAAGCGCGTGATCGATGCGTGGGGCAGGCTTGATATTCTGGTGAACAACGCCGGTATCACCCGTGATCGCTCGCTGCGCAAGCTGACCGACGACGACTGGATGCAGGTGATCAACACTAACCTGAACAGCGTCTACTTCTGCACCACCGCCGCCATGCCGGTGATGATCGACCAGAAGTTCGGTCGCATCGTCAACATCAGCTCCTACGTCGGGCAGGCGGGCAACTTCGGACAGGCCAACTACGCGGCCAGCAAGGGCGGCATTATTGCCTTCACCAAGAGCTGCGCGATCGAGCTGGCACGCTACAACATCACGGTCAACTCGATCGCTCCGGGCTTCACCATGACCGATATGCTCGCCAAAGTAGCGGAAGAGGTCCAGGATCAGATCAAGGCGAAGATCCCGATGGGCCGCTTCGGCAAGCCCGAAGAGATCGCCAAGGCCGTGGCGTTCCTGGCCGCCGACGCCGACTATATCACCGGGCAGCAGATCAACGTCAATGGCGGCGTGTATATGTAA
- a CDS encoding poly(R)-hydroxyalkanoic acid synthase subunit PhaE, translated as MTQRSDNSNPFDPFSAWREMRDATMDTWSKVMIEMVNSEAYAEATGRMMDSYLTASAPFRQVMESTMTQVLTQLNMPTRADVTSLAERLTNIEMRLDDLEAKLDTLERNTKQAARPAQSRAKGSAEES; from the coding sequence ATGACTCAGCGATCCGACAACAGTAATCCCTTCGATCCCTTTTCCGCCTGGCGCGAAATGCGCGATGCCACGATGGATACATGGTCGAAGGTGATGATCGAGATGGTCAACAGCGAAGCCTACGCCGAGGCGACAGGCCGCATGATGGACTCGTATCTGACAGCATCCGCGCCCTTCCGGCAGGTCATGGAATCGACCATGACCCAGGTGTTGACGCAGCTTAACATGCCTACCCGCGCCGATGTCACCAGCCTGGCCGAGCGGCTGACCAATATCGAGATGCGCCTGGATGATCTGGAGGCGAAGCTCGATACGCTTGAGCGCAACACCAAGCAGGCCGCGCGACCGGCGCAGAGCCGCGCTAAAGGTTCTGCGGAGGAATCATAA
- a CDS encoding alpha/beta fold hydrolase — MFGPKLPLTPADLQAELQRIEEQARTLTRVTTQRAPVGQTPKEVIWTLNKAKLYRYTPVVPESERHPIPLLLVFALMNRPYILDLRPGNSFVEYMVKHGYDVYLLDWGAPGPEDKHLKFDDYVLDYLTRAIRKMKRVSGADEFSMLGWCIGAIVSTLYAALRPDDGLRNLILLTAPLDFTDRKRITFAGWLDERYFDVDKVLNAFGNMPGELIDYGAKALKPVENYIGNYLRLWDNRDDPRVVEAWHAMNTWVTDTIDMSGATFRQLIVDFYRENKLMRGTLTIRGERVDLQRIRASVLNVIAESDHITPPCQSERVLEKFGSQDEQIIRVSGGHIGIMAGSGAIKRTWPQIDAWLSERSHARGAEPGQT; from the coding sequence ATGTTTGGCCCAAAACTGCCCCTCACACCCGCCGACTTACAGGCTGAGCTACAACGGATCGAGGAGCAGGCGCGCACCCTGACGCGGGTGACAACACAGCGCGCACCGGTCGGCCAGACGCCCAAGGAGGTGATCTGGACGCTCAACAAGGCGAAGCTGTACCGCTACACGCCCGTCGTTCCCGAATCAGAGCGGCACCCGATCCCGCTGCTGCTGGTCTTCGCCCTGATGAACCGACCGTACATCCTCGATCTCCGGCCCGGCAACAGCTTTGTCGAGTACATGGTCAAGCACGGCTACGATGTCTATCTGCTGGACTGGGGCGCTCCCGGCCCTGAGGATAAGCATCTGAAGTTCGACGATTACGTGCTGGACTATCTCACCCGCGCGATTCGCAAGATGAAGCGCGTCTCCGGCGCGGACGAGTTTAGTATGCTCGGCTGGTGCATCGGCGCGATCGTCTCCACGCTCTATGCCGCGCTCCGCCCCGACGACGGCCTGCGCAATCTGATCTTGCTGACCGCGCCGCTGGACTTTACCGATAGGAAGCGGATCACCTTTGCCGGGTGGCTCGACGAGCGCTACTTCGATGTGGACAAGGTGCTGAATGCGTTCGGCAACATGCCCGGCGAGCTGATCGACTATGGCGCGAAGGCGCTCAAGCCGGTCGAGAACTACATCGGCAACTACCTGCGGCTGTGGGACAACCGCGACGATCCGCGCGTGGTCGAGGCCTGGCACGCGATGAATACCTGGGTCACGGATACGATCGACATGTCCGGCGCGACGTTCCGCCAACTGATCGTGGATTTCTACCGCGAGAACAAGCTGATGCGGGGCACCCTGACGATACGCGGCGAGCGCGTCGATCTCCAACGTATCCGAGCCAGCGTGCTCAATGTGATCGCCGAGAGCGATCATATTACGCCGCCGTGCCAGTCGGAGCGCGTGCTGGAGAAGTTCGGCAGCCAGGACGAGCAGATCATCAGGGTATCGGGCGGTCATATCGGTATCATGGCCGGAAGCGGCGCGATCAAGCGCACCTGGCCGCAGATCGACGCCTGGCTCTCCGAGCGGTCGCACGCTCGCGGGGCCGAGCCCGGCCAGACGTAG